A stretch of DNA from Sebastes umbrosus isolate fSebUmb1 chromosome 14, fSebUmb1.pri, whole genome shotgun sequence:
TTACCTGACATTTACACCCACAAAGACATTCCAGTGTCCAAAGACAACATTCCAATGCAGGAAGATTTGGAACAGTGGCCACACCTTCAGAGAATCGAGCTGCCACACATAGATGCAGACATTGGACTGTTGATAGGATGTGATGTTTACAAGGCTATGGAGCCATGGGAGGTCATTCACAGTGAGGATGACGGTCCATATGCAGTTCGCACAATCCTAGGATGGGTCATCAACGGTCCTCTCAGGAGAGATGATTGTACTATGCCACCTGAAAGTGGACTAAGTGTTTCTGTAAATCGCATCTCTATTGCAAGGGTAGAAGACATGCTGATGCAACAATTCAACCACGATTTTCCAGAAAAGGCAAgtgaagaaaaacaggaaatgtcACAAGAAGACATTCAGTTTATGGACTCTGTCAATGAAACAGTTAAAATGGTTGATGGACACTACAGTATACGTCTTCCTTTAAGAAACAAGGCTGTCAAAATGCCTAACAACCGCAGTGTAGTTGTGCAGAGAACAGAAAACCTGAAAAGGAAACTTACCAAAAACAAGGAGTTTCACAGAGAATATCAAAGATTCATGTCTGACCTGTTAATTAAAGGTTACGCAGTTCCAGTACCAAATGAAGAGACTGTGTCTGAAGATGAGAGAGTTTGGTACATACCTCATCATGGGGTGTACCACCCCCAAAAAGGGAAGCTCCGTGTAGTTTTTGACTGTGCAGTAACATATCAAGGCAAGTCATTAAATGGAGAACTTTTGCAAGGTCCAGATTTAACAAACTCAGTTGTTGGAGTGTTGACACGATTCAGACATGACCACATTGCCTTAATGTCAGACATAGAGGCTATGTATCACCAAGTGAGAGTACCACCAGAGGACAGTGACCTTCTGCGTTTCCTATGGTGGCCGAATGGAGACTTGAACGAACCTCTGCAAGAATACAAGATGGTTGTGCACTTGTTTGGGGCAACTTCCTCCCCCAGCTGTGCCAACTTTGCACTGAGGAGGACAGCTGAAGATGCTAAAGACAAAATGCCACCTGCTGCAGTTAAAGCAGTTCTGAacaatttttatgtagatgattGTCTACAGTCAGTATCAGATGAAACCCAAGCGTGTGCTATGGTCAAGGACTTAACAGCACTGTGTGAGAGTGGAGGATTCCATTTAACAAAGTGGATGAGCAATAGCAGAGCCGTCCTTGCCTCCATACCTGAAACAGAAAGGGCAAAGGAGGTTAAGGATTTGGATCTCAGTCATGATGTGTTACCTGATGAAAGAGTCTTAGGAGTAAACTGGTGCACAGAGTCAGATGTATTCAAGATCAGGATAAATGCAAAACATACGCCACAGACAAGACGTGGTATCCTCTCATTTGTGAGTGCTATATATGatccattaggatttctgtcacCAGTCATCCTTCCAGCAAAAATGATCCTGCAGGAGCTATGTGGCAGGAAAGTCTCCTGGGATGAGGATATCCCTGCTGAATTGGCTCAAAGGTCACAAAGGTGGCTTTCTGACCTCACAAAGCTTCATGGTTTCACTGTGGATAGATGCCTGAAACCAACTGGATTTGGAAAAATCACATCAGCACAGTTGCATCACTTCGCTGATGCGAGTGAAAAAGGCTACGGAGTTGTTACCTACCTTCGCATAACAAATGGAAAAGGAGAAACTCACTGTTCATTCATCATCAGCAAGTCGAGAGTGTCACCGCTGAAACAAACAACGATTCCGAGGTTGGAATTAACAGCAGCTGCAGTTGCTGTAAAAATGGACAGGCTCATGAGAAAGGAGCTGCAAATGCCGCTGGAAGAATCAGTGCTTTGGTCTGATAGTACTACTGTGTTAAGGTACATTGCCAATAAAAATGTCAGGTACAAAACATTTGTAGCAAACAGAGTGTCACTCATCAGTGACAATACTAAACCAAGTCAGTGGATGTATGTTAATTCAGAGTTGAATCCCGCTGATTATACATCACGAGGAATGAATGCAGACACATTCACAAGATGTCAAACCTGGATTGCTGGGCCACAGTTTTTGACAAAGGACAAGGAATATTGGCCAGTTTCACCAGACatgagagaaatacacacagatgaTGTTGAAGTTAAAGGAGCAATGTGTGTGAATGCCACAGATGTGCATGAAAACCCACTTAACAAGCTGATTTGTCACTATTCAGAGTGGCACTGTCTAAAAAAGGCAGTTTCTTGGATGATGAGATTCAAACAACTGCTTCATAAGCTGAGCACACATCGTAAGTTTCTGATCTCACAGGCAAGTGACACTTGGAGTCATGAGAAGAAAACTGAGATGGTTACAAGCAAAATGCACAAGTTCAGATCAACCATGAAGGGATCTCTGCTCACTGCTGAAGATGTTGCAATGGGAGAAATTGAGATTATCAAGTTTTGTCAAAGTCAAGGCTTTGGTGATGAGCTTATTTCTCTTCAGAAAGGTGACAAGCTTAAAGGGAGCAGTCACATAGTCAAGCTTGATCCTGTTCTTCAAAATGGGATTTTAAGAGTTGGAGGGAGGTTGCATCAGTCTGCATTGCCAGAAGATGCTAAGCATCCTGTGATTCTTCCTAAAGGTCATCATGTTTCCACTTTGATTCTCAGACATATTCACCAAGAAACAGGACATGGTGGAAGGAATTATACACTAtccagactgagagagagattCTGGATTCCACAAGCAGACTCTGCCATTAGGAAAATACTGTCTAAGTGTGTCACATGCAAAAGGATCTCAGCAAAACCTGGTGAACAGAGAATGGCAAATCTACCACAAGATCGTTTGATACCTGACAAGCCCCCATTCACTAATGTGGGAATAGACTTTTTTGGACCCTTTGAGGTCAAGCGTGGGCGAAGTAGAGTCAAGAGGTATGGTGTATTGTTCACATGTCTTACTGTTAGAGCAATTCACATAGAAGTTGCCCATTCACTCGACACTGACTCAtgcataaatgcatttaggagATTTATTGCTAGGAGAGGCCAAGTGTCTGTTATGAGATCAGATAATGGCACAAACCTGGTGGGAGCAGAGAAAGAAATGCGTGAAGCAATTAAAGGTTGGAATCAATCAAAAATCTCAGACATGCTCATCCAGAAAGGCATTACCTGGATATTCAACCCACCAGCAGGTTCACATTTTGGTGGCGTTTGGGAGAGGCAGATACGATCTGTAAGGAAAATTCTTAACCAGACTCTGAAACAGCAGCCCCTCGACGATGAATGCCTCCAGACATTGTTATGTGAAGTTGAGGCAATTATCAATAGCAGGCCAATAACAAGAGTCTCAAATGATCCAGATGATCTAGAAGTGCTGACACCAAACCACATACTTCTTCTTAAAAGACAACCAGTGCTACCACCTGGAGTATTTCAAAAGGAAGATCTGTATGTCAAGAGGAGGTGGAAACAGGTGCAGTACCTGTCTGACATCTTTTGGAAGCGTTGGACAAAGGAGTACTTGCCGCTTTTGCAAGAAAGACAGAAGTGGTTAGTACCCAGGAGAAATCTGAAACCAGGAGATATCGTCCTCATAGTTGATGACAGTGCACCAAGAAGCTCCTGGTTGATGGCAAAAGTCGAAAGGACAATATCTGATTCAAACGGACTTGTCAGACGTGTATTTGTGAAAACTAAAACTAGTCTTTTGGAAAGGCCAACAGATAAGTTATGTCTGTTGCTTGAAATGGATGACCAAGTGTAGATGTTTATATTTCATGTATGATATACTTGTGCTTAAAGCATGAGATTTATGCTACATACTACATTTGAGTACATTTTTGTATTCAAACTAAATGTGTATTTGAAATGTACTGTTTAGGAGATGAATATAAGTTCATGTTTAAATAAGTTAGTCATATAAATCCTGAGTTTTAAGTTACATGACgctttaatgtgttaatgtgtaatTGTTATGCCTCAGCAGTAACAATTAGGGGCCGGAATGTAAGCGCCATTTACTAGTGCCAagtttatgtttattgttttgataatattattttgctgaagttcagtgagaaatatattTCAGTTAAATATGAGAGAATATTATGACTATATATGGTGATTCCTTCCTGTATGTTTACCACTGTGAATTTGAGTTTAGTCCTGTGAGGCTTCCGTACACACGTGACTTAGGGACAGAAAGtgaacttttattgtgaaatgacttttattgtgaaaaggttCAGTTGTAAATAAATGAGTTACCGGCGGAGCAACACGGTTGTTTTGGCGTTGCCGTTGGCGTTGCCGTTGGCGTTGCTACCGGGCCGACTCAACGCGTAAAACATTGTGATGTCGTCCTTGAAGTGTGGTTAATGACAGAAAGTAAGTTAAGACGAAGATGGAAGTATGAAGACTAAAGATAGCCACTACAagggcccttcaacgtacatttgatctgggattaggctccatatttatttttagaattgactggtgtacaaaagagtgcttcagtctaaccttattaaatcgtggaacgCTGTATCTCTGTAACCCTTGGACTTTAACAGTTCATATATGTGTTTAAGCAATATTTCTGCTCAGGTTCAAAAACTTTCTGCAGATTCAAATCATGTCCCACATATCTGTGTTCTTTGAGATttcaataaagtcagaatattttaagaaaaatgttttaatattatgaggataaagtcatgcatttcgagaataaaagtcataattttggaAATAAAGTTAATTTAACTAAAGCTCAGTCATGATGACGTGAAAGGCCGGCAGAATCTAACAGAGCAAaggtgtgtgtaagagagagggaagcagagacaacaacacagagctgcAGGTCAGAGGAAAGACGTCACACTGCAGTGAACTTTGTACAAGTCTATATAACTGTAAGTACCCTATGGACTCTCAGGAAATGATAAAACATGCACGTTTGACTTAAAGCAACCTTTTCTATTATTCTTGaaatatcacaactttttttttcttgtaatattatgacttaattgtatctgtgtatacatatatacacacatagacatacatatattatatgtataatatataaattatatatataaaatgtatatatatatattatatatatacatatatacatgtttttataacatataaatatatatatatatatatatatatatatatttatatacatacacacacacacacacacacacacaattatgtcataatattttatatataaagtgtataatatatatatatatatatatatatacatacacacaattaAGTGAGTTTATATCTCAGGTAAAAATGTATTAAGG
This window harbors:
- the LOC119501904 gene encoding uncharacterized protein LOC119501904 — protein: MREIHTDDVEVKGAMCVNATDVHENPLNKLICHYSEWHCLKKAVSWMMRFKQLLHKLSTHRKFLISQASDTWSHEKKTEMVTSKMHKFRSTMKGSLLTAEDVAMGEIEIIKFCQSQGFGDELISLQKGDKLKGSSHIVKLDPVLQNGILRVGGRLHQSALPEDAKHPVILPKGHHVSTLILRHIHQETGHGGRNYTLSRLRERFWIPQADSAIRKILSKCVTCKRISAKPGEQRMANLPQDRLIPDKPPFTNVGIDFFGPFEVKRGRSRVKRYGVLFTCLTVRAIHIEVAHSLDTDSCINAFRRFIARRGQVSVMRSDNGTNLVGAEKEMREAIKGWNQSKISDMLIQKGITWIFNPPAGSHFGGVWERQIRSVRKILNQTLKQQPLDDECLQTLLCEVEAIINSRPITRVSNDPDDLEVLTPNHILLLKRQPVLPPGVFQKEDLYVKRRWKQVQYLSDIFWKRWTKEYLPLLQERQKWLVPRRNLKPGDIVLIVDDRQYLIQTDLSDVYL